From the genome of Candidatus Buchananbacteria bacterium, one region includes:
- a CDS encoding glutamate racemase, which translates to MIGIFDSGIGGLTVVKAIRRVLPAYQLMYLGDTARTPYGNRSQEKIYEFTVQAVDYLFKQGCGLVIVACNTASAEALRKLQQEWLPIHYPDRRVLGVIRPVVEVAVSQSRYGRLGVLGTRATVNSGAYERELRALDPKLKIWQAAAPLLVPLIEEGWLKRPETIKIARLYLRELKTKKIDTLILGCTHYPMLHKKFQSICGKNIKVLDVATIVAEKLKDYLNRHPETEQRLVKGTDHRFLVTDITDIFAKTASVWLGEDIRLEKVNL; encoded by the coding sequence ATGATTGGGATTTTTGACTCGGGAATCGGAGGGTTAACAGTTGTTAAAGCCATTCGTCGTGTTTTGCCAGCATATCAATTGATGTATCTGGGGGACACGGCACGCACACCATATGGCAACCGATCGCAGGAAAAAATTTACGAGTTTACCGTTCAAGCCGTTGATTATTTGTTTAAACAGGGTTGTGGGCTGGTAATTGTCGCCTGCAATACGGCGTCAGCTGAAGCGTTGCGAAAATTACAACAAGAGTGGTTGCCAATCCATTATCCCGACCGTCGGGTGTTGGGAGTCATTAGGCCAGTGGTTGAAGTGGCGGTTAGCCAAAGTCGGTATGGCCGTCTTGGAGTGTTGGGAACGCGGGCCACGGTTAATTCCGGCGCTTACGAACGGGAACTGCGGGCGCTTGATCCGAAATTAAAGATTTGGCAAGCGGCGGCACCACTGTTGGTGCCACTGATTGAAGAAGGTTGGTTGAAGCGGCCTGAAACAATAAAAATCGCCCGGCTTTATTTACGAGAATTAAAGACTAAAAAAATCGATACTTTGATTTTGGGCTGCACTCATTATCCGATGCTTCATAAAAAATTTCAAAGCATTTGCGGTAAGAATATTAAAGTTTTAGATGTCGCAACGATCGTTGCGGAAAAATTGAAAGATTATCTGAATCGTCACCCGGAAACCGAGCAGCGGCTCGTTAAAGGAACTGATCACCGATTTTTAGTTACCGACATAACTGATATTTTTGCTAAAACCGCCAGTGTCTGGTTGGGTGAAGATATCCGTCTGGAAAAAGTTAATTTATAA